In Candidatus Methylomirabilota bacterium, the genomic window TCCGCTCGAGGTCGATGTCCGCGAAGAGGGCCTCCATGTCGTCGAGCGTGTCGATGGCCACGCCCTCGCGGCCGACCTCGCCGAGCGAGCGCGGGTCGTCGGAGTCGTAGCCCATCAGCGTCGGCATGTCGAAATCGACGCTGAGGCCGGTCTGGCCCTGCTCGATCAGGTAGCGGAAGCGGCCGTTGGTGTCCTCGCCGGTGCCGAAGCCGGCGATCTGGCGCATCGTCCAGTTGCGGCCGCGGTACATCGTCGGGTACGGCCCGCGGGTGTAGGGATAACGGCCGGGCAGCCCGATGTTGTCGGCGGGGGCGTCCGCGATGTCGGCGGCGGTGTACAGGCGCTGCAGGGGCAGCCCGGAGCTCGTCCGGTACGCGGCGCGCGCCTCGGGCTGGCGCTTCAGGAACTCGGCGAGCTCCCTGGCCTCCCACGCGGCCTTCTCGTCAGCCTCGCGCTCGAGTGCTTGCGGATCGAACATGGCGCGCTCCTTCGGTTACTCGATGATGTGGTCTGCCAGGCGCAGCAACGATGGCGGCATCGCGAGGCCCAGGCCCTTCGCGGTTCTCAGGTTGACGATCAGCTCCCAGCGCGTTGGCTGCTCGATGGGGAGTTCGGCCGGCTTCGCGCCCTCGAGGATCCGGTCCACGAACGAGGCGGCGCGCTGCGAGAGTTCCTCCCGGTTCGGCGCATAGGCCATGAGTCCGCCCGCATCCGCGTACTCTCTCCAGGCGTAGACCGCAGGCATCCGGCTCTGCGTGGCGAGAGCGACCACACGATCGCGGTTCGCCAGCAGGACCGGATCGGCGAGCACCAGCAGCGCGCCGGCTCGTGTCTTCACGATCGTGGCGCCCGCACTCTCGATCTGGCCACGGCTCCGCGCCTCCACCACCTGGATCTCGACCCGCAGCGCCCGGGCCGCCTTGCCCAGCTCCTGCAGCTCGTCGGCGGTGCTCCGGTTCGTCGGGTTGGCGAGCGCGACAATACGGGTGAGGCCGGGGACCACCTCTTTGAGGAGGGCCAGCCGCTTCGATGTCAAGTCGGCTACCAGGATGGTCAAGCCGGTGATGTTGCCGCCGGGCCGGGCCAGGCTGGTGACGAATTCGCTCCGCACCGGGTCGTCGCCGCTGAACGCCATCACGATCGGGATGGTGGTCGTCGCGTTCTTGGCCGCCTGGATGGCGGCGGGCCCCACCGCGCAGATGACGTCCACCCGCGCGCGGGCCAGCTGGCCGGCCAGCTCGGGGAGCCGTCCGAACTCTCCATCCCCGAAGCGGTCCTCGTAGAGGATGTCGCGGCCCCGCCTCATGTGGCGAGCCCCCGTCGGCAGAGATCGCGGTCGTCGATCACGCGGCGGCCTTGAGCTCGGTGCGGGG contains:
- a CDS encoding ABC transporter substrate-binding protein, with translation MRRGRDILYEDRFGDGEFGRLPELAGQLARARVDVICAVGPAAIQAAKNATTTIPIVMAFSGDDPVRSEFVTSLARPGGNITGLTILVADLTSKRLALLKEVVPGLTRIVALANPTNRSTADELQELGKAARALRVEIQVVEARSRGQIESAGATIVKTRAGALLVLADPVLLANRDRVVALATQSRMPAVYAWREYADAGGLMAYAPNREELSQRAASFVDRILEGAKPAELPIEQPTRWELIVNLRTAKGLGLAMPPSLLRLADHIIE
- a CDS encoding methylmalonyl-CoA mutase family protein, whose amino-acid sequence is MFDPQALEREADEKAAWEARELAEFLKRQPEARAAYRTSSGLPLQRLYTAADIADAPADNIGLPGRYPYTRGPYPTMYRGRNWTMRQIAGFGTGEDTNGRFRYLIEQGQTGLSVDFDMPTLMGYDSDDPRSLGEVGREGVAIDTLDDMEALFADIDLER